A stretch of Thermodesulfobacteriota bacterium DNA encodes these proteins:
- a CDS encoding FecR domain-containing protein, which produces MFKKIFIILVILFVAAFLTHPFLVQKSEAAIEKIAEVSKYTGEVMVRTGMEWNTLKKVPYPLFPGDKVVTKQGRAEIKFLDGSLLRLDLDSNIRISEKKEKRGLIFKKLVFVRNIKIVLGKVWFDVRPAKDSETTFIAPTMTAAIRGTRGVNEVAPDGRAAWGLTEGSAETRGSFSRPSTFVPPNVAVPARQLPPRNPVAANSLPQKAVAESIVKQVAARAAAEKADAAMAVAAKIVDKKAAAIAEAQASAAKAEAARFEAEARVVSASETVVEARTLRDTAAANAAQEAVNKAVAAVKTVAELANNARKAADQARAAADVNSAVVAATVAKSAATASDSAGAVVATNAFVAAAQSAGEKDEAVRAIKAVASAEDAAKKAQEAAVSIAVIAEKAVKEKAANMVNAALELGKAAAEVLKATTELALSVKDMARVAALGDVEGSDKAAEAIVKAEASTASSFEALKEGTNALEKGDVKGLQQAVITVNKTAKETSNIMTEAATRTRGALAVVEKIVTQETAPMPYIPPPTPPVAPEEYVPPPPPPEEEVASPAT; this is translated from the coding sequence ATGTTTAAAAAAATTTTTATTATATTAGTTATTCTGTTTGTTGCTGCATTTCTGACCCATCCTTTTCTGGTTCAAAAATCAGAAGCTGCAATAGAAAAGATAGCCGAGGTTTCGAAATATACAGGAGAAGTTATGGTACGAACCGGAATGGAATGGAATACCCTCAAAAAAGTTCCATACCCTTTGTTTCCGGGAGATAAAGTAGTCACAAAACAGGGTAGAGCCGAGATTAAATTTCTTGACGGAAGCCTCTTAAGGTTGGATCTGGACTCTAATATAAGGATATCTGAAAAAAAAGAAAAGAGGGGGCTCATCTTTAAGAAGCTTGTCTTTGTTCGAAATATAAAGATTGTCCTTGGCAAGGTGTGGTTCGATGTTAGACCAGCCAAGGATTCTGAGACCACATTTATTGCGCCTACTATGACTGCTGCCATAAGGGGAACCAGGGGAGTAAACGAGGTAGCACCAGACGGCAGGGCTGCATGGGGGTTGACGGAGGGGTCTGCTGAAACCAGGGGAAGTTTTTCAAGACCCAGTACCTTTGTGCCCCCCAACGTTGCTGTTCCAGCAAGGCAGCTGCCACCCAGAAATCCTGTTGCAGCCAACTCACTGCCCCAAAAAGCTGTTGCTGAATCTATTGTGAAGCAGGTTGCTGCCAGGGCTGCTGCGGAGAAAGCTGATGCTGCCATGGCTGTTGCGGCTAAGATTGTTGACAAGAAAGCCGCTGCTATAGCAGAGGCTCAGGCTTCGGCTGCTAAGGCAGAGGCCGCCAGATTTGAAGCTGAGGCCCGGGTAGTATCAGCCTCAGAGACTGTCGTGGAAGCGAGAACTCTCAGAGATACAGCTGCTGCTAATGCGGCACAGGAAGCCGTAAATAAGGCTGTTGCTGCCGTAAAAACTGTAGCTGAATTAGCCAATAATGCCAGAAAGGCTGCAGACCAGGCAAGAGCTGCTGCAGATGTTAATTCTGCTGTAGTTGCTGCTACTGTTGCTAAGAGCGCTGCTACTGCGAGTGATTCTGCCGGGGCAGTTGTTGCTACGAATGCATTTGTGGCTGCTGCCCAGTCTGCAGGGGAAAAGGATGAAGCTGTCAGGGCAATAAAGGCAGTTGCTTCAGCCGAGGATGCAGCAAAGAAGGCACAAGAAGCAGCCGTTAGTATTGCTGTTATAGCTGAAAAGGCTGTTAAGGAAAAGGCCGCTAATATGGTTAATGCCGCTTTAGAACTTGGCAAGGCTGCTGCTGAAGTTTTAAAGGCTACTACGGAGTTAGCCCTGTCTGTTAAAGACATGGCAAGAGTGGCTGCTCTCGGTGATGTTGAAGGGTCAGATAAAGCTGCTGAGGCTATAGTTAAAGCAGAGGCAAGTACAGCGTCTTCTTTTGAAGCCTTAAAAGAGGGAACAAATGCATTGGAAAAAGGGGACGTGAAGGGACTGCAGCAAGCGGTCATCACCGTAAACAAAACAGCTAAAGAAACAAGTAATATAATGACCGAAGCAGCAACACGGACCAGAGGGGCACTGGCTGTAGTAGAGAAAATTGTGACCCAGGAAACGGCTCCAATGCCATATATTCCTCCTCCTACGCCACCGGTTGCTCCAGAAGAGTATGTTCCGCCGCCACCACCACCGGAAGAAGAGGTGGCTAGCCCCGCAACTTAG
- a CDS encoding outer membrane beta-barrel protein, translating into MNNQTRRVCKIGCYLFIPLILILLIIFYPVNIIAQEEKAQEGAREGLRLGPLKLKPALSVKKEHTDNFFQEDSDEKDDYITTVTPGLMLQLPMGKHLFQVDYHADIIYLSEYDNYDTNEHFADTMLDLNFPGGLSVKFANNYSSTSNPPTSDGDRRKKYYQNDSSAEVSYKSADRYKIDVKYGHTVKRMEDEADETDTFDEDKADITFSYRILPKTSILLEYGFSHVDNEDKGGTSTDNNNQKVWLGVSWDPTAKLNGTIKGGYTTKDYEEAAFENRYDYGMLIDLSFNKSEYTSIKLAGFRRIVETAVTLAQSDYGPEYVSTGGSLSFNHKFTRKIGTVINVSYTYDDYLEEGTLGTPEGKKRKDELFSSGIALNFKIQKWLGFDLEYKYNKKDSNFDTNDYKENKAMAKISIVF; encoded by the coding sequence ATGAACAATCAGACAAGAAGGGTTTGCAAAATCGGCTGTTATCTTTTTATCCCTCTTATCTTAATACTTTTGATAATATTTTATCCTGTTAATATAATAGCTCAGGAAGAAAAGGCTCAAGAAGGTGCTCGGGAGGGACTGCGGTTGGGACCTTTAAAGCTTAAACCTGCCCTGAGTGTCAAAAAAGAACATACCGACAATTTCTTTCAGGAAGACTCCGATGAAAAAGATGATTATATCACCACTGTGACCCCGGGATTAATGCTCCAGCTGCCTATGGGGAAACACCTCTTTCAAGTTGACTACCATGCGGATATTATTTATCTTTCTGAATACGATAACTATGATACCAATGAGCATTTTGCCGATACTATGCTGGATCTGAACTTTCCGGGCGGATTATCTGTAAAATTTGCAAATAACTATTCTTCTACATCCAATCCCCCTACCTCCGATGGCGATAGAAGAAAAAAGTATTATCAAAATGACTCTTCTGCTGAGGTATCCTATAAATCTGCTGATCGTTATAAGATTGATGTAAAATACGGGCATACAGTAAAGCGTATGGAGGACGAAGCGGATGAGACTGATACCTTCGATGAAGATAAAGCGGATATAACCTTTTCCTATCGAATCCTCCCTAAGACATCAATCTTACTGGAATATGGCTTTTCTCACGTGGACAACGAAGACAAGGGTGGAACTTCTACCGATAACAACAATCAGAAGGTCTGGCTGGGTGTTTCATGGGATCCTACTGCCAAGCTTAATGGAACGATAAAGGGTGGATACACAACTAAGGACTATGAAGAGGCTGCATTTGAGAACAGGTATGATTATGGTATGTTAATTGACCTGTCTTTCAATAAATCTGAGTATACCTCTATAAAGTTAGCAGGCTTCCGCCGTATTGTTGAGACTGCAGTTACTCTTGCACAATCAGATTATGGCCCCGAATATGTCTCTACCGGAGGCTCTCTATCTTTCAACCATAAGTTCACCAGAAAGATAGGGACAGTCATTAATGTGTCTTATACTTATGATGACTACCTGGAGGAAGGCACTTTAGGAACCCCTGAGGGTAAAAAGAGAAAGGACGAACTCTTTAGCAGTGGGATAGCCCTGAATTTTAAGATTCAAAAATGGTTAGGTTTTGACCTGGAATACAAGTATAACAAAAAAGACTCGAATTTTGATACAAATGACTACAAAGAAAATAAGGCTATGGCAAAAATATCTATAGTCTTTTGA
- a CDS encoding polysaccharide biosynthesis/export family protein — protein MNSENPKSLAGKTFRHLFFLFCFLFSIFTITSCVSYPDIPEVNRMKEVEEAKPSKGKEEESIAKVFEKKVKIIASSFKSHEPKDYRIGPEDVLQVQVWDHDDLTRTVKVSREGEFSYPLIGRVHADGVTVSELEKDIRTKLSGRFIINPQVTISVNSYESKRIYILGEVGGPQSKGQGPGVYPLTGETTLVEILSKAGGPTQDAGDDVIVVRPRNVGSKGSPIPLEKAGEGEVITLNLRKLLEGDERQNILLKHGDTIYLSKAEYFFVVGEVKREGRYKLEKGTTVLKGITTAGGFTDKAAKGKVMVLREGDGKKIKIPVKMTDLITAQDVIMVPESFF, from the coding sequence ATGAACTCAGAGAATCCAAAAAGTCTGGCAGGAAAGACCTTCCGTCATTTATTTTTCCTCTTCTGTTTTCTGTTTTCCATCTTTACAATCACATCCTGTGTAAGTTATCCTGATATCCCTGAAGTAAACAGAATGAAGGAAGTCGAGGAAGCCAAGCCCTCAAAAGGCAAGGAGGAGGAATCCATAGCTAAAGTGTTTGAGAAAAAAGTCAAGATTATAGCCTCCTCCTTTAAATCTCATGAACCCAAAGACTACAGGATTGGTCCTGAGGATGTTCTTCAAGTGCAGGTTTGGGATCATGATGACTTAACGAGGACAGTAAAGGTGTCGAGGGAAGGCGAGTTTTCCTATCCCCTGATTGGCAGGGTTCATGCAGATGGGGTAACTGTTTCCGAATTGGAGAAGGACATCCGGACCAAGCTTTCGGGAAGATTCATCATTAATCCGCAGGTTACTATTTCAGTCAATAGCTACGAAAGTAAACGGATATATATCCTCGGAGAGGTAGGGGGGCCCCAGAGTAAGGGACAGGGTCCAGGGGTCTATCCCCTGACCGGTGAGACTACGCTTGTTGAGATTCTTTCTAAGGCAGGCGGTCCTACCCAGGATGCCGGTGACGATGTAATTGTAGTAAGACCTAGAAACGTAGGAAGTAAAGGGAGCCCGATTCCTCTGGAGAAGGCAGGGGAGGGCGAGGTAATTACACTGAACCTGAGGAAGCTTCTTGAGGGAGATGAAAGGCAAAATATTCTTCTTAAGCATGGCGATACTATCTATCTTTCTAAGGCCGAATATTTCTTTGTAGTTGGCGAGGTAAAAAGAGAAGGCAGATACAAGTTGGAAAAGGGGACCACTGTGCTTAAGGGAATCACCACAGCCGGAGGGTTTACCGACAAAGCGGCGAAGGGTAAGGTAATGGTGCTGCGGGAAGGGGACGGCAAGAAGATAAAGATTCCGGTGAAAATGACTGACCTTATAACAGCCCAGGATGTTATTATGGTCCCAGAGAGTTTCTTTTAG